A part of Aegilops tauschii subsp. strangulata cultivar AL8/78 chromosome 2, Aet v6.0, whole genome shotgun sequence genomic DNA contains:
- the LOC109744627 gene encoding uncharacterized protein, which translates to MEEEEGRAGLRELARFPDVMVVCSSAGWTDQKHMLYLGLLQESFVNRLHDGEISFRGLFDLSPGAGASGPKQPSKVDRAKVERTGPPCCGNQGDGEVHSMDDDDDDDASSTETVQESSSQASATSSGRSSPCHSAKRGRSPSSTAEGSDQNFIDEDIYSYKRNWRIKRRTTAQHQATQSLLT; encoded by the exons atggaggaggaggaggggcgggcCGGCCTGCGGGAGCTCGCGCGTTTCCCG GACGTGATGGTGGTGTGCTCTTCGGCCGGATGGACGGACCAGAAGCACATGCTCTACCTAGGCTTGCTGCAGGAGTCGTTCGTGAACCGGTTACACGACGGTGAAATCAGCTTCAGGGGGCTCTTCGATCTCTCCCCAGGAGCAGGAGCTTCTGGGCCCAAGCAACCGTCCAAGGTTGACAGAGCAAAGGTTGAGCGGACCGGACCACCTTGCTGTGGAAATCAGGGAGATGGAGAAGTCCATTCtatggatgatgatgatgatgatgatgcatcgTCCACTGAGACCGTGCAAGAGTCCAGCTCCCAAGCAAGTGCGACGAGCTCTGGGCGATCTTCCCCATGCCATTCTGCCAAGCGCGGACGTTCCCCTTCTAGCACTGCAG AGGGGTCGGATCAGAACTTCATTGACGAGGATATATACAGTTACAAGAGAAACTGGAGAATCAAGAGAAGGACGACGGCGCAGCATCAAGCGACTCAAAGTCTGCTGACATGA
- the LOC109744626 gene encoding uncharacterized protein isoform X1: METPPPFQESAHCDVCRCTFSTFRRRHHCRSCGRTLCHEHSSYHMALPQYGIYTDARVCYECFNKSSSRRGGVDNASSAGSVSGAADSFSGLNLDKDDDSLPTKSSAVQSPAAVIECKCGMPLCICEAPKPEPAPVKQTISAASSAAQSNPKPKKPSSSQQSSESSSKKASATSSSNSSSFLNLGLMSNDSNDKTPSDYEVTGEGLREAIKGGDIKAVKKLLSQGVDSNYCDKQGFTLLHLAALFNQTEIALILMDSGANIQRKNGQGETPLDCAPPMLQYKMRQRVEELAASQRPV; this comes from the exons ATGGAGACGCCGCCGCCGTTCCAGGAGTCGGCCCACTGCGACGTCTGCCGATGCACCTTCTCCACTTTCCGCCGCCGC CACCACTGCCGCAGCTGCGGGAGGACGCTCTGCCACGAGCACTCTTCGTACCACATG GCCCTGCCGCAGTACGGGATATACACGGACGCCAGGGTCTGCTATGAGTGCTTCAACAAATCATCATCCAG ACGCGGGGGTGTTGATAATGCGAGTTCTGCCGGGAGCGTTTCGGGTGCTGCGGACTCCTTTTCAGGGCTAAATTTGGATAAAGATGATGATTCCTTACCCACGAAAAGTTCGGCAGTTCAGAGTCCAGCTGCCGTTATCGAGTGCAAATGCGGGATGCCTTTGTGCATATGCGAGGCACCAAAACCAGAACCTGCGCCTGTAAAG CAGACTATCAGTGCCGCTTCGTCAGCTGCGCAATCAAACCCAAAGCCTAAAAAACCTTCTAGCAGCCAGCAGTCATCTGAATCAAGCTCGAAGAAGGCTTCGGCTACTTCCAGCAGCAACTCAAG CTCATTCTTAAATCTTGGCCTGATGAGCAACGATAGCAATGATAAGACTCCGTCTGACTATGAAGTTACTGGAGAG GGACTGAGAGAAGCGATTAAGGGTGGGGATATTAAAGCTGTGAAGAAACTTCTTAGCCAG GGAGTAGATTCTAACTACTGCGACAAGCAAGGATTTACTTTGCTACATTTG GCTGCGCTATTTAACCAGACTGAGATTGCTCTTATTCTCATGGATAGCGGAGCAAATATTCAACGCAAAAATGGGCAAG GGGAAACTCCTTTGGATTGTGCCCCACCCATGCTGCAGTACAAAATGCGGCAGAGGGTGGAAGAGCTTGCTGCGTCACAGAGACCTGTATGA
- the LOC109744621 gene encoding protein STRUBBELIG-RECEPTOR FAMILY 7 isoform X3, protein MIYLFRSISYWALQRCCCVPRASACLQTGAAVTNAAATTTATTKMRGRRGGAAAIGAALLFLAAASLGAHANTDSNDVTALNVFYTTMNHPPQLKNWVSQNGDPCGQSWQGITCSGSRVTAINLPGMSLNGTLGYNMNLLTALVQLDMSNNNLGGSDIPYNLPPNLEKLNLAGNHFTGTTPYSISQMVALKDLNLAHNQLSTISDMFNQLTNLTTMDISFNTFSGNIPQSFNSITSLKTLYLQNNQFSGTIDVLANLPLTDLNVANNQFTGWVPDKLKKISSLQTTGNSFSNGPAPPPPPATNPTPTPTPMPQRPALPSSNDNNGPSGSGSKHSKLQGGAIAGIVICLLVLGAMFAFFVIKRKSWKLSRGRDPEQKEPLSPLASGFKQMKSIKIISTTGKDQFQKTVSMSLKPPTKIDLHKSFDENDLTTKSVTRKISLSSIKIPAYTVADLQIATGSFSADHFISEGSFGRVFRAQFNDQKVLAVKKINFSAFPGYPSDLFIELVANISRLNHPNLAELVGYCAEHGQCLLVYEFYQNGSLCDLLNLVDDQSKPLSWSSRVKIALGSARALEYLHETCSPSVIHKNFKSSNILLDNELNPHLSDSGYGDLIPNQEFQESEENSGYRAPEVAMSGQYSLKSDVYSFGVVMLELLTGRKPFDRSRPRSEQSLVRWAAPQLHDIDALDQMVDPALQGLYHSKSLSRFADAIALCVQAEPEFRPPMSEVVQSLVRLVQRANMTRMSSSESYTRRDRESAAWDLRHSLNPSRKAPGFVNPCRARSYAHIAESSAGQEIVIALGSNVGDRISSFDRALRLMKDSGIKITRHACLYETAPEYVTDQPRFLNSAVRGTTKLGPHDLLKKLKEIERDIGRTAGIRYGPRPIDLDILLYGDSQISTETLTVPHERIHERQFVLAPLVDLLGSSADDHMEKSWHSLSKCSGGFFDVWNELGSESLIGTQGIKRVMAVGNRLLDWSERTLIMGVLNLTPDSFSDGGKFQEVEAAIAQAKLLISEGADIIDIGAQSTRPSATRLSANEELERLVPVLDAIVKIPEMEGKLISVDTFYGQVAAEAVKRGATMINDVSGGQLDPSILEVVAELGVPYVTMHMRGDPSTMQSEQNLQYDDVCKEVASELYTRLREAELSGIPLWRIVLDPGIGFSKKSRHNLEIINGLRSIREEMGKVSLGASHVPVLLGLSRKRFLGEICNRADPVERDAATVAANAAGIMNGANILRVHNVRCGVDTAKVSDALRMVK, encoded by the exons TGACAGCCCTCAATGTCTTCTATACAACAATGAACCACCCACCCCAGCTGAAAAACTGGGTGTCACAAAATGGAGATCCCTGCGGGCAGTCATGGCAGGGGATCACTTGCTCGGGTTCCAGAGTGACAGCAAT AAACTTACCAGGCATGAGTCTTAACGGGACTTTGGGCTACAATATGAACCTACTGACTGCACTAGTTCAGCT TGATATGAGCAATAATAATCTTGGAGGCAGTGACATTCCCTATAATCTTCCTCCAAATCTTGAGAAATT AAATCTTGCTGGAAATCACTTCACTGGAACCACACCATACTCTATTTCCCAAATGGTCGCACTTAAGGATTT AAATCTTGCTCACAATCAGCTCTCAACCATTAGTGACATGTTTAACCAGCTCACCAACCTAACAACAAT GGATATCTCATTCAACACATTTTCTGGTAATATTCCACAAAGCTTCAACTCTATAACAAGTTTGAAAACACT TTATCTGCAGAACAACCAATTCAGTGGTACGATAGATGTCCTTGCCAATCTTCCTCTCACTGACCT AAATGTCGCGAACAACCAATTCACCGGCTGGGTCCCTGATAAGCTAAAGAAAATAAGCAGTCTACA GACAACTGGAAACTCATTTAGCAATGGTCCTGCACCACCACCCCCACCAGCTACAAATCCAACGCCAACGCCAACGCCAATGCCTCAACGTCCTGCTCTTCCAAGTAGTAATGACAACAATGGCCCATCCGGCAGTGGCAGCAAACACTCCAAACTACAAGGTGGTGCAATAgcaggaattgttatatgtttgCTGGTTCTTGGTGCAATGTTTGCATTCTTTGTGATCAAGAGGAAATCTTGGAAGTTGTCACGAGGACGAGATCCCGAACAGAAGGAACCTCTCAGTCCCCTTGCATCAGGATTTAAAC AGATGAAGTCCATCAAGATCATCTCAACTACTGGCAAGGATCAATTTCAGAAGACTGTTTCAATGAGCTTAAAACCTCCAACAAAAATTGACTTGCACAAGTCCTTCGATGAAAATGATCTCACAACCAAGTCTGTTACAAGGAAGATAAGTTTGTCTTCCATCAAAATACCTGCATACACAGTTGCAGACCTGCAGATAGCAACAGGAAGCTTCAGTGCTGACCATTTCATCAGTGAGGGATCATTTGGACGTGTTTTCAGAGCACAATTCAACGATCAGAAG GTCCTGGCTGTAAAGAAAATCAACTTTTCTGCATTCCCAGGCTATCCTTCTGATTTGTTCATTGAGTTGGTTGCAAATATTTCAAGGCTAAATCATCCAAACCTTGCTGAGCTAGTTGGCTACTGTGCAGAGCATGGGCAGTGCTTGTTGGTATATGAATTCTATCAAAATGGTTCTTTGTGTGACTTGCTTAACCTAGTGGATGATCAAAGCAAACCGCTGTCCTGGAGTAGCCGTGTAAAGATTGCTCTTGGATCTGCAAGGGCATTAGA ATACCTACATGAAACATGTTCGCCATCTGTGATCCACAAGAATTTCAAGTCATCAAACATTTTACTGGATAATGAGCTGAACCCCCACCTTTCGGATTCTGGTTATGGAGATCTTATTCCTAACCAGGAATTCCAG GAATCCGAAGAAAACTCAGGATATAGGGCACCTGAGGTAGCCATGTCTGGCCAATACTCACTGAAGAGCGATGTATATAGCTTCGGAGTAGTCATGTTAGAGCTCCTCACTGGCCGCAAACCTTTTGACAG GTCCCGGCCACGGTCCGAGCAGTCGCTGGTCCGATGGGCCGCCCCGCAGCTGCACGACATCGACGCGCTGGACCAGATGGTCGATCCGGCGCTCCAGGGGCTGTACCATTCCAAGTCCCTGTCCCGCTTCGCCGACGCGATAGCCCTTTGTGTGCAG GCCGAGCCAGAGTTCCGGCCACCGATGTCCGAGGTCGTCCAGTCATTGGTCCGTCTCGTGCAGCGGGCGAACATGACAAGGATGTCCAGCAGCGAGAGCTACACCCGGCGCGACCGCGAATCCG CAGCATGGGATCTTAGGCATTCTCTCAACCCCTCAAGGAAAGCGCCGGGTTTTGTTAACCCATGCAGGGCCCGTTCATATGCGCACATCGCGGAAAGCTCTGCCGGCCAAGAGATTGTGATTGCTCTTGGAAGCAATGTGGGGGACAGGATCAGTTCGTTTGACAGGGCGCTGCGGCTGATGAAAGACTCGGGCATAAAGATCACCAGGCACGCCTGTCTGTACGAGACCGCCCCCGAGTATGTGACCGACCAGCCGCGGTTCCTCAACTCCGCTGTTCGGGGCACGACCAAGCTGGGGCCTCATGATTTGCTCAAGAAGCTGAAGGAGATCGAGAGGGATATAGGCCGGACCGCGGGGATAAGGTACGGCCCAAGGCCGATCGATCTCGATATTCTCCTGTATGGCGACTCCCAGATCAGTACCGAGACCCTGACTGTGCCACATGAGCGCATCCATGAGAGACAATTCGTTTTAGCGCCTCTTGTTGACCTTCTGGGGTCCTCGGCTGACGATCATATGGAGAAAAGCTGGCACTCCCTCTCGAAGTGCAGCGGTGGGTTCTTTGATGTGTGGAACGAGCTTGGTAGTGAATCTTTAATTGGGACACAAGGTATCAAGAGGGTTATGGCTGTTGGAAATCGTCTGTTGGATTGGAGTGAGAGGACCCTTATCATGGGGGTGCTTAACTTGACGCCGGACAGCTTTAGTGACGGAGGTAAGTTCCAAGAAGTGGAGGCTGCCATTGCTCAGGCCAAGTTGTTGATATCAGAAGGCGCAGACATAATTGATATTGGTGCTCAATCCACCAGGCCCTCTGCAACAAGACTATCTGCAAATGAAGAACTTGAGAGGCTGGTCCCTGTTCTGGATGCAATCGTCAAAATCCCTGAGATGGAAGGGAAGCTGATCTCAGTAGACACATTCTACGGACAAGTCGCTGCTGAAGCTGTAAAGAGAGGAGCCACCATGATCAATGATGTATCTGGTGGACAGCTTGACCCAAGTATTCTTGAAGTTGTAGCTGAACTTGGAGTTCCATATGTTACCATGCACATGAGAGGTGATCCATCAACTATGCAGAGTGAACAGAATTTACAGTATGATGATGTCTGCAAAGAAGTTGCTTCCGAGTTATACACACGGTTAAGAGAAGCTGAGCTGTCTGGAATTCCTTTGTGGAGGATAGTTCTTGATCCCGGCATTGGGTTTTCCAAGAAATCCAGACATAATCTTGAAATAATCAACGGCTTGAGATCCATTAGAGAAGAGATGGGTAAAGTGAGTTTAGGTGCTTCACATGTGCCAGTATTACTTGGACTCTCAAGGAAAAGATTCTTAGGTGAAATATGCAACCGTGCCGATCCAGTTGAGAGAGATGCCGCTACTGTTGCTGCTAATGCAGCTGGGATTATGAATGGTGCTAATATATTAAGGGTCCATAATGTTCGTTGTGGCGTGGATACTGCAAAGGTCTCTGATGCATTGCGCATGGTCAAATGA
- the LOC109744621 gene encoding folate synthesis bifunctional protein, mitochondrial isoform X2, with amino-acid sequence MLHAKETLRKMYSVAKGYYCGGLAAPNPFPAWDLRHSLNPSRKAPGFVNPCRARSYAHIAESSAGQEIVIALGSNVGDRISSFDRALRLMKDSGIKITRHACLYETAPEYVTDQPRFLNSAVRGTTKLGPHDLLKKLKEIERDIGRTAGIRYGPRPIDLDILLYGDSQISTETLTVPHERIHERQFVLAPLVDLLGSSADDHMEKSWHSLSKCSGGFFDVWNELGSESLIGTQGIKRVMAVGNRLLDWSERTLIMGVLNLTPDSFSDGGKFQEVEAAIAQAKLLISEGADIIDIGAQSTRPSATRLSANEELERLVPVLDAIVKIPEMEGKLISVDTFYGQVAAEAVKRGATMINDVSGGQLDPSILEVVAELGVPYVTMHMRGDPSTMQSEQNLQYDDVCKEVASELYTRLREAELSGIPLWRIVLDPGIGFSKKSRHNLEIINGLRSIREEMGKVSLGASHVPVLLGLSRKRFLGEICNRADPVERDAATVAANAAGIMNGANILRVHNVRCGVDTAKVSDALRMVK; translated from the exons ATGCTCCATGCTAAGGAGACACTGAGGAAGATGTACTCAGTCGCCAAGGGCTACTACTGCGGGGGGCTAGCCGCTCCCAATCCTTTTCCAG CATGGGATCTTAGGCATTCTCTCAACCCCTCAAGGAAAGCGCCGGGTTTTGTTAACCCATGCAGGGCCCGTTCATATGCGCACATCGCGGAAAGCTCTGCCGGCCAAGAGATTGTGATTGCTCTTGGAAGCAATGTGGGGGACAGGATCAGTTCGTTTGACAGGGCGCTGCGGCTGATGAAAGACTCGGGCATAAAGATCACCAGGCACGCCTGTCTGTACGAGACCGCCCCCGAGTATGTGACCGACCAGCCGCGGTTCCTCAACTCCGCTGTTCGGGGCACGACCAAGCTGGGGCCTCATGATTTGCTCAAGAAGCTGAAGGAGATCGAGAGGGATATAGGCCGGACCGCGGGGATAAGGTACGGCCCAAGGCCGATCGATCTCGATATTCTCCTGTATGGCGACTCCCAGATCAGTACCGAGACCCTGACTGTGCCACATGAGCGCATCCATGAGAGACAATTCGTTTTAGCGCCTCTTGTTGACCTTCTGGGGTCCTCGGCTGACGATCATATGGAGAAAAGCTGGCACTCCCTCTCGAAGTGCAGCGGTGGGTTCTTTGATGTGTGGAACGAGCTTGGTAGTGAATCTTTAATTGGGACACAAGGTATCAAGAGGGTTATGGCTGTTGGAAATCGTCTGTTGGATTGGAGTGAGAGGACCCTTATCATGGGGGTGCTTAACTTGACGCCGGACAGCTTTAGTGACGGAGGTAAGTTCCAAGAAGTGGAGGCTGCCATTGCTCAGGCCAAGTTGTTGATATCAGAAGGCGCAGACATAATTGATATTGGTGCTCAATCCACCAGGCCCTCTGCAACAAGACTATCTGCAAATGAAGAACTTGAGAGGCTGGTCCCTGTTCTGGATGCAATCGTCAAAATCCCTGAGATGGAAGGGAAGCTGATCTCAGTAGACACATTCTACGGACAAGTCGCTGCTGAAGCTGTAAAGAGAGGAGCCACCATGATCAATGATGTATCTGGTGGACAGCTTGACCCAAGTATTCTTGAAGTTGTAGCTGAACTTGGAGTTCCATATGTTACCATGCACATGAGAGGTGATCCATCAACTATGCAGAGTGAACAGAATTTACAGTATGATGATGTCTGCAAAGAAGTTGCTTCCGAGTTATACACACGGTTAAGAGAAGCTGAGCTGTCTGGAATTCCTTTGTGGAGGATAGTTCTTGATCCCGGCATTGGGTTTTCCAAGAAATCCAGACATAATCTTGAAATAATCAACGGCTTGAGATCCATTAGAGAAGAGATGGGTAAAGTGAGTTTAGGTGCTTCACATGTGCCAGTATTACTTGGACTCTCAAGGAAAAGATTCTTAGGTGAAATATGCAACCGTGCCGATCCAGTTGAGAGAGATGCCGCTACTGTTGCTGCTAATGCAGCTGGGATTATGAATGGTGCTAATATATTAAGGGTCCATAATGTTCGTTGTGGCGTGGATACTGCAAAGGTCTCTGATGCATTGCGCATGGTCAAATGA
- the LOC109744626 gene encoding uncharacterized protein isoform X2, which yields METPPPFQESAHCDVCRCTFSTFRRRHHCRSCGRTLCHEHSSYHMALPQYGIYTDARVCYECFNKSSSRRGGVDNASSAGSVSGAADSFSGLNLDKDDDSLPTKSSAVQSPAAVIECKCGMPLCICEAPKPEPAPVKTISAASSAAQSNPKPKKPSSSQQSSESSSKKASATSSSNSSSFLNLGLMSNDSNDKTPSDYEVTGEGLREAIKGGDIKAVKKLLSQGVDSNYCDKQGFTLLHLAALFNQTEIALILMDSGANIQRKNGQGETPLDCAPPMLQYKMRQRVEELAASQRPV from the exons ATGGAGACGCCGCCGCCGTTCCAGGAGTCGGCCCACTGCGACGTCTGCCGATGCACCTTCTCCACTTTCCGCCGCCGC CACCACTGCCGCAGCTGCGGGAGGACGCTCTGCCACGAGCACTCTTCGTACCACATG GCCCTGCCGCAGTACGGGATATACACGGACGCCAGGGTCTGCTATGAGTGCTTCAACAAATCATCATCCAG ACGCGGGGGTGTTGATAATGCGAGTTCTGCCGGGAGCGTTTCGGGTGCTGCGGACTCCTTTTCAGGGCTAAATTTGGATAAAGATGATGATTCCTTACCCACGAAAAGTTCGGCAGTTCAGAGTCCAGCTGCCGTTATCGAGTGCAAATGCGGGATGCCTTTGTGCATATGCGAGGCACCAAAACCAGAACCTGCGCCTGTAAAG ACTATCAGTGCCGCTTCGTCAGCTGCGCAATCAAACCCAAAGCCTAAAAAACCTTCTAGCAGCCAGCAGTCATCTGAATCAAGCTCGAAGAAGGCTTCGGCTACTTCCAGCAGCAACTCAAG CTCATTCTTAAATCTTGGCCTGATGAGCAACGATAGCAATGATAAGACTCCGTCTGACTATGAAGTTACTGGAGAG GGACTGAGAGAAGCGATTAAGGGTGGGGATATTAAAGCTGTGAAGAAACTTCTTAGCCAG GGAGTAGATTCTAACTACTGCGACAAGCAAGGATTTACTTTGCTACATTTG GCTGCGCTATTTAACCAGACTGAGATTGCTCTTATTCTCATGGATAGCGGAGCAAATATTCAACGCAAAAATGGGCAAG GGGAAACTCCTTTGGATTGTGCCCCACCCATGCTGCAGTACAAAATGCGGCAGAGGGTGGAAGAGCTTGCTGCGTCACAGAGACCTGTATGA
- the LOC109744621 gene encoding folate synthesis bifunctional protein, mitochondrial isoform X1, with the protein MLHAKETLRKMYSVAKGYYCGGLAAPNPFPAAWDLRHSLNPSRKAPGFVNPCRARSYAHIAESSAGQEIVIALGSNVGDRISSFDRALRLMKDSGIKITRHACLYETAPEYVTDQPRFLNSAVRGTTKLGPHDLLKKLKEIERDIGRTAGIRYGPRPIDLDILLYGDSQISTETLTVPHERIHERQFVLAPLVDLLGSSADDHMEKSWHSLSKCSGGFFDVWNELGSESLIGTQGIKRVMAVGNRLLDWSERTLIMGVLNLTPDSFSDGGKFQEVEAAIAQAKLLISEGADIIDIGAQSTRPSATRLSANEELERLVPVLDAIVKIPEMEGKLISVDTFYGQVAAEAVKRGATMINDVSGGQLDPSILEVVAELGVPYVTMHMRGDPSTMQSEQNLQYDDVCKEVASELYTRLREAELSGIPLWRIVLDPGIGFSKKSRHNLEIINGLRSIREEMGKVSLGASHVPVLLGLSRKRFLGEICNRADPVERDAATVAANAAGIMNGANILRVHNVRCGVDTAKVSDALRMVK; encoded by the exons ATGCTCCATGCTAAGGAGACACTGAGGAAGATGTACTCAGTCGCCAAGGGCTACTACTGCGGGGGGCTAGCCGCTCCCAATCCTTTTCCAG CAGCATGGGATCTTAGGCATTCTCTCAACCCCTCAAGGAAAGCGCCGGGTTTTGTTAACCCATGCAGGGCCCGTTCATATGCGCACATCGCGGAAAGCTCTGCCGGCCAAGAGATTGTGATTGCTCTTGGAAGCAATGTGGGGGACAGGATCAGTTCGTTTGACAGGGCGCTGCGGCTGATGAAAGACTCGGGCATAAAGATCACCAGGCACGCCTGTCTGTACGAGACCGCCCCCGAGTATGTGACCGACCAGCCGCGGTTCCTCAACTCCGCTGTTCGGGGCACGACCAAGCTGGGGCCTCATGATTTGCTCAAGAAGCTGAAGGAGATCGAGAGGGATATAGGCCGGACCGCGGGGATAAGGTACGGCCCAAGGCCGATCGATCTCGATATTCTCCTGTATGGCGACTCCCAGATCAGTACCGAGACCCTGACTGTGCCACATGAGCGCATCCATGAGAGACAATTCGTTTTAGCGCCTCTTGTTGACCTTCTGGGGTCCTCGGCTGACGATCATATGGAGAAAAGCTGGCACTCCCTCTCGAAGTGCAGCGGTGGGTTCTTTGATGTGTGGAACGAGCTTGGTAGTGAATCTTTAATTGGGACACAAGGTATCAAGAGGGTTATGGCTGTTGGAAATCGTCTGTTGGATTGGAGTGAGAGGACCCTTATCATGGGGGTGCTTAACTTGACGCCGGACAGCTTTAGTGACGGAGGTAAGTTCCAAGAAGTGGAGGCTGCCATTGCTCAGGCCAAGTTGTTGATATCAGAAGGCGCAGACATAATTGATATTGGTGCTCAATCCACCAGGCCCTCTGCAACAAGACTATCTGCAAATGAAGAACTTGAGAGGCTGGTCCCTGTTCTGGATGCAATCGTCAAAATCCCTGAGATGGAAGGGAAGCTGATCTCAGTAGACACATTCTACGGACAAGTCGCTGCTGAAGCTGTAAAGAGAGGAGCCACCATGATCAATGATGTATCTGGTGGACAGCTTGACCCAAGTATTCTTGAAGTTGTAGCTGAACTTGGAGTTCCATATGTTACCATGCACATGAGAGGTGATCCATCAACTATGCAGAGTGAACAGAATTTACAGTATGATGATGTCTGCAAAGAAGTTGCTTCCGAGTTATACACACGGTTAAGAGAAGCTGAGCTGTCTGGAATTCCTTTGTGGAGGATAGTTCTTGATCCCGGCATTGGGTTTTCCAAGAAATCCAGACATAATCTTGAAATAATCAACGGCTTGAGATCCATTAGAGAAGAGATGGGTAAAGTGAGTTTAGGTGCTTCACATGTGCCAGTATTACTTGGACTCTCAAGGAAAAGATTCTTAGGTGAAATATGCAACCGTGCCGATCCAGTTGAGAGAGATGCCGCTACTGTTGCTGCTAATGCAGCTGGGATTATGAATGGTGCTAATATATTAAGGGTCCATAATGTTCGTTGTGGCGTGGATACTGCAAAGGTCTCTGATGCATTGCGCATGGTCAAATGA